Proteins co-encoded in one Funiculus sociatus GB2-C1 genomic window:
- a CDS encoding SDR family oxidoreductase, translating into MTVLIVGATGTLGRQVARRAIEEGYQVRCMVRSAKKAAFLKEWGAELVPGNLCEPETLKAALSGVTAVIDAATSRPTDSLSMRQVDWDGKVALIQAAAAAGIERFIFFSILDAEKYPNVPLMEIKRCTELFLAQSGLNYTILRPSGFMQGLIGQYAVPILDGQAVWVTGDTSPIAYMDTQDIAKFAVAALRLSETEKKSFPVVGSRAWGAYEIIRLCERLSGRQAKVSRLPLGLLRGVRSTARFFEWGWNLADRLAFAEVLASGKPLSSSMDEVYPVFGIDKEEITTLEAYLQDYFSRILKKLKEIDYQTSKNKKQKKKMPFTF; encoded by the coding sequence ATGACCGTATTAATAGTCGGTGCCACCGGCACCTTAGGAAGACAGGTGGCTCGTCGGGCAATAGAAGAGGGCTATCAAGTACGCTGTATGGTACGAAGTGCTAAAAAAGCCGCATTCTTAAAAGAATGGGGCGCTGAACTTGTACCAGGCAACCTCTGCGAACCGGAAACCCTCAAAGCTGCCCTCAGCGGAGTAACCGCTGTGATTGATGCAGCAACCTCTCGCCCCACCGACTCCCTGAGTATGAGACAGGTAGACTGGGATGGCAAAGTTGCACTGATTCAAGCAGCTGCGGCGGCGGGTATTGAGCGTTTTATCTTCTTCTCAATATTGGATGCCGAAAAGTACCCCAATGTGCCGCTGATGGAAATCAAGCGGTGTACAGAACTTTTTTTAGCCCAATCAGGATTAAATTACACAATTTTGCGACCAAGCGGCTTTATGCAAGGGCTAATTGGTCAATATGCGGTGCCGATTTTGGATGGGCAAGCGGTGTGGGTGACGGGTGACACCTCTCCTATTGCCTACATGGATACTCAGGATATCGCTAAGTTTGCAGTTGCGGCTCTGCGGCTTTCGGAAACAGAAAAGAAATCTTTTCCAGTGGTAGGATCTCGTGCTTGGGGTGCATACGAAATCATCCGCTTGTGCGAACGACTTTCGGGGCGGCAGGCAAAGGTATCGCGGTTGCCTCTGGGTTTACTACGTGGGGTTCGTTCCACTGCCCGCTTTTTTGAATGGGGCTGGAATTTAGCTGATAGACTAGCTTTTGCCGAAGTTTTGGCCAGTGGCAAGCCGCTAAGTTCCTCGATGGATGAAGTTTATCCTGTCTTCGGGATAGACAAAGAAGAAATCACAACCTTAGAAGCGTACCTGCAAGACTACTTTAGTCGAATTTTGAAAAAGCTTAAGGAAATAGATTACCAAACATCCAAAAATAAAAAGCAGAAGAAAAAGATGCCTTTTACATTCTGA
- the glpX gene encoding class II fructose-bisphosphatase: protein MENTLGLEIIEVVEQAAIASSRWMGKGEKNTADQVAVEAMRERMNKIYMRGRIVIGEGERDDAPMLYIGEEVGICTREDAKTFCNPDELMEIDIAVDPCEGTNLVAYGQNGSMAVLAIAEKGGLFAAPDFYMKKLAAPPVARGHVDINKSATQNLKILSECLNRSIEELVVVVMDRPRHKELIQEIRQAGARVRLITDGDVSAAISCAFSGTNIHALMGIGAAPEGVISAAALRCLGGHFQGQLIYDPDVVKTGLIGESRESNIARLNGMGITDPDKVYNADELASGKTVLFAACGITPGTLMEGVRFFKGGARTQSLVISSQSRTARFVDTIHMFEEPKQLQLR, encoded by the coding sequence GTGGAAAATACGCTGGGATTAGAAATTATAGAGGTAGTTGAGCAAGCTGCGATCGCATCGTCCCGATGGATGGGCAAAGGCGAAAAGAACACGGCTGACCAAGTAGCCGTGGAAGCTATGCGGGAGCGGATGAACAAAATTTATATGCGGGGTCGCATTGTCATCGGCGAAGGCGAACGGGACGACGCTCCCATGTTGTATATCGGGGAAGAAGTTGGCATTTGCACCCGCGAAGATGCCAAAACTTTCTGCAACCCAGATGAATTGATGGAGATTGACATTGCCGTTGACCCTTGCGAAGGCACCAACTTGGTTGCCTACGGTCAAAATGGTTCAATGGCAGTGCTGGCGATCGCTGAAAAAGGCGGTTTGTTTGCAGCTCCTGACTTTTACATGAAAAAGCTGGCAGCGCCGCCAGTGGCACGGGGTCATGTAGATATTAACAAGTCCGCTACCCAAAACCTGAAAATTCTCTCCGAGTGTCTGAACCGCTCGATTGAGGAACTGGTGGTAGTAGTGATGGATCGTCCCCGTCACAAAGAGTTGATTCAGGAAATCCGGCAAGCTGGTGCTAGAGTGCGCCTGATCACCGATGGTGATGTCTCTGCTGCCATCTCCTGCGCCTTCTCCGGTACTAATATCCACGCTTTGATGGGAATTGGTGCTGCACCAGAAGGCGTTATCTCAGCCGCCGCCCTGCGCTGTCTAGGTGGACACTTCCAGGGCCAATTGATCTACGATCCAGATGTGGTGAAAACAGGCTTGATTGGGGAGAGCAGAGAAAGCAACATTGCGCGACTCAACGGGATGGGTATCACAGACCCAGACAAAGTTTACAACGCTGACGAACTAGCCTCTGGCAAGACGGTTCTGTTTGCAGCTTGTGGCATTACCCCTGGAACACTCATGGAAGGTGTCCGGTTCTTCAAGGGAGGAGCAAGGACTCAAAGCCTGGTAATTTCCAGTCAGTCGCGCACGGCTCGGTTTGTGGATACTATCCATATGTTTGAAGAGCCAAAGCAGCTGCAATTGAGGTAA
- a CDS encoding Uma2 family endonuclease, producing the protein MTTVTPKRFTLEEYHRLIELGFLTENDRLELIKGELMQMVAKGTPHTVCNTSLLCEVTFLLQRQAIVRGQEPIILPPNSEPEPDLVIARYRPDRYLSNHPSPSDILLVAEVADSTLKYDQEVKLSLYAESGISDYWIFNLVASCLEVYSQPYQDLQGNFGYASKRIFLSNTIVTLPGFPDLSLDLSRVFPDFDTMNN; encoded by the coding sequence ATCACCACTGTTACTCCCAAACGTTTTACTTTAGAGGAATATCATCGCCTCATTGAATTGGGGTTCCTCACCGAAAATGACCGCCTAGAGTTAATCAAGGGAGAACTGATGCAAATGGTAGCTAAAGGAACCCCCCACACCGTTTGCAATACAAGTTTGCTTTGCGAAGTCACATTTTTGTTGCAAAGACAAGCAATAGTCCGAGGACAAGAACCAATAATCCTACCTCCCAATAGCGAACCTGAACCCGATTTAGTAATTGCACGTTATCGTCCAGATCGTTATTTATCGAATCATCCCAGTCCATCTGATATTTTACTCGTAGCTGAGGTTGCGGATTCTACGCTTAAGTATGACCAGGAAGTGAAATTATCTCTTTACGCTGAATCGGGAATTTCTGACTACTGGATATTCAATTTAGTAGCAAGTTGCCTAGAAGTTTATAGTCAACCTTATCAAGACTTGCAAGGCAACTTTGGTTATGCCAGTAAACGAATTTTTCTATCTAATACTATTGTTACTTTACCAGGGTTCCCCGATTTGTCTCTCGATTTATCCAGAGTGTTTCCCGATTTTGACACAATGAATAATTGA
- the petM gene encoding cytochrome b6-f complex subunit PetM, with product MTEEIVKAAILSFSLILVGLGMGFLLLKIQGGENESL from the coding sequence ATGACCGAAGAGATTGTCAAGGCAGCTATATTGTCCTTTTCCTTGATTTTAGTGGGTCTGGGCATGGGCTTTTTGTTACTCAAAATCCAAGGCGGCGAAAACGAGTCCTTGTAG
- a CDS encoding glutamyl-tRNA reductase codes for MNIAVVGLSHKTAPVEIREKLSIPEAAYEGAIAHVTSYPHIQEVAILSTCNRLEIYIVAQETEQGVREVIQFLSEYSKLPMHQLRQHLFMLLHQDAVMHLMRVAAGLDSLVLGEGQILAQVKHTHKLGQQYKGIGSVLNRLFKSALTAGKRVRTETSIGTGAVSISSAAVELAQVKAQNLAACRVAIVGAGKMSRLLVQHLVAKGAVHITILNRTVDRAQELARQFPEAQFQLYPLSEMMSAIAQSDLVFTSTASVEPLLNRSKLEIHIEAHRSLMIFDISVPRNVDGDVKEMQNVQAFNVDDLKAVVAQNHESRRKMAMEAQGLLEEEVDAFDVWWRSLETVPTISCLRDKMETIRAQELEKALSRLGTEFAERHQEVIEALTRGIVNKILHDPMVQLRSQQDIDARRKAMQSLQVLFNLDVGEQFS; via the coding sequence ATGAATATTGCAGTCGTAGGTCTTAGCCATAAGACAGCGCCAGTTGAAATTCGGGAAAAACTCAGTATTCCAGAGGCAGCGTATGAAGGTGCGATCGCCCACGTTACCAGCTACCCTCATATTCAAGAGGTAGCGATACTTAGCACCTGTAATCGTCTGGAAATCTACATCGTCGCTCAAGAAACTGAACAGGGAGTCCGGGAAGTTATCCAGTTTCTCTCGGAATACAGCAAGTTACCTATGCACCAGTTGCGGCAACATTTGTTTATGTTGCTGCACCAAGATGCTGTAATGCACTTGATGCGGGTGGCAGCTGGGTTAGATAGTCTGGTGCTAGGAGAAGGGCAAATCCTAGCTCAGGTGAAACATACTCACAAATTGGGGCAGCAATACAAGGGTATCGGCAGCGTCCTGAATCGTTTGTTTAAAAGTGCGCTCACGGCTGGGAAGCGCGTCCGCACCGAAACCAGTATCGGTACTGGGGCAGTCTCGATCAGCTCGGCGGCTGTAGAATTAGCTCAAGTTAAAGCGCAGAATTTAGCAGCTTGTCGGGTGGCAATTGTTGGCGCTGGGAAAATGTCACGGCTTTTGGTGCAGCATTTAGTTGCAAAGGGAGCTGTCCACATCACAATTCTTAACCGAACTGTGGATCGGGCGCAAGAATTGGCGCGTCAGTTCCCAGAGGCGCAGTTTCAACTGTATCCGCTGTCAGAAATGATGAGCGCGATCGCCCAATCGGATTTGGTGTTTACCAGTACCGCTTCTGTTGAACCCCTATTGAACCGCTCAAAGCTGGAAATTCACATAGAGGCGCATCGGTCTTTGATGATATTTGATATTTCCGTACCGCGCAATGTGGACGGGGATGTCAAGGAAATGCAGAACGTGCAGGCGTTCAATGTGGATGATTTGAAGGCGGTAGTGGCGCAAAATCACGAAAGCCGTCGCAAGATGGCAATGGAAGCGCAAGGGCTGCTAGAAGAGGAGGTGGATGCCTTTGATGTCTGGTGGCGATCGCTGGAAACTGTTCCCACTATTAGCTGTCTGCGCGACAAGATGGAAACTATCCGCGCCCAAGAGTTAGAAAAAGCTCTATCCCGCTTGGGGACTGAGTTTGCAGAAAGACATCAAGAAGTCATCGAAGCACTAACTCGCGGAATTGTTAATAAGATTCTGCACGATCCGATGGTACAGTTGCGATCGCAGCAAGATATCGATGCCAGACGCAAAGCGATGCAATCGCTGCAAGTATTGTTTAACCTGGATGTAGGTGAACAATTTAGCTAA
- the pdxA gene encoding 4-hydroxythreonine-4-phosphate dehydrogenase PdxA has protein sequence MTSFFTKSSTNFTQQQTRPRLAVTLGDPAGIGPEVVLKALADPDVTKDCDITVVGTSALFQAGLKSRLYEQSRPSQTKELSIIDVPLDSEITIGTGTAASGAASFAYMETAIARTLSGEFDAIVTAPIAKSAWKAAGHHYPGQTELLAIRAGVDKFGMLFVARSPHTGWTLRTLLATTHIPLCQVAQTLSPQLMTAKLDLLEKCLREDFGIEKGKIAIAGLNPHSGEQGQLGREEIDWLIPWLEQERQKRPHLQLDGPIPPDTMWVKPGQAWFGSSISSAHDGYLALYHDQGLIPVKLMAFDRAVNTSIGLPFIRTSPDHGTAFDIAGTGIADATSMKAAIQLATELAYQRQNCSR, from the coding sequence GTGACAAGTTTCTTTACAAAAAGTTCAACCAATTTCACACAACAGCAAACTCGTCCCCGGTTGGCTGTTACATTAGGAGATCCAGCCGGGATTGGGCCAGAAGTGGTGCTAAAGGCGCTGGCAGATCCGGATGTCACTAAAGATTGCGATATTACAGTGGTTGGCACCTCTGCGCTGTTTCAAGCCGGACTGAAGTCGCGGCTATACGAACAAAGCCGGCCTTCGCAGACTAAAGAGTTATCTATTATCGATGTGCCGCTGGATTCGGAAATTACAATTGGTACTGGAACTGCTGCCAGTGGTGCCGCTAGTTTTGCTTATATGGAAACTGCGATCGCACGAACTCTTTCCGGCGAGTTCGATGCCATCGTCACTGCACCCATCGCCAAGTCTGCTTGGAAAGCTGCTGGACATCATTACCCCGGTCAAACGGAACTTTTAGCCATCCGCGCTGGTGTTGATAAATTTGGAATGCTGTTTGTAGCGCGATCGCCTCATACTGGCTGGACGCTCCGCACTTTACTTGCTACTACACATATTCCACTTTGTCAAGTTGCCCAAACATTATCACCGCAGTTGATGACAGCGAAACTAGATTTGCTGGAAAAGTGCTTGCGGGAAGATTTTGGGATAGAAAAGGGAAAGATTGCGATCGCGGGTTTAAATCCCCATAGCGGCGAACAAGGACAACTCGGACGAGAAGAAATAGACTGGTTAATTCCTTGGCTAGAACAAGAACGCCAAAAACGTCCGCACCTGCAACTCGACGGCCCGATTCCCCCAGATACCATGTGGGTCAAGCCTGGTCAAGCCTGGTTTGGTTCTAGCATTTCATCTGCTCATGATGGCTATCTTGCACTTTATCACGACCAAGGTTTAATCCCAGTAAAACTGATGGCTTTTGACCGTGCGGTTAATACTTCTATCGGTCTTCCCTTCATCCGCACCTCACCGGATCATGGTACAGCTTTTGATATTGCAGGGACTGGAATTGCTGATGCTACTTCCATGAAAGCAGCGATCCAATTAGCAACCGAGTTGGCGTATCAGCGACAAAATTGTTCAAGGTAA
- a CDS encoding NAD(+) kinase produces the protein MPKAGIIYNDIKPVACRAAVELKDKLAADGWEVCMATGSGGILGYSRPGGLVCHTPIDSLAPPGFDAEMSFAVVLGGDGTVLAAFRQVAPCGIPLLAVNTGHMGFLTEAYVNQLPAALEMLKTGEFEIEQRAMLSVQLFRDDCLLWEALCLNEMVIHREPLTSMCHFEVVIGRHAPVDIAADGLIISTPTGSTAYSLSAGGPVVTPGVPTLQLVPICPHSLASRALVFADSETVTIFPANSNPLVMVVDGNAGCYVLPEDRVQMQRSPYSAHFIRLQPPEFFRILREKLGWGLPHIAKPTSVELP, from the coding sequence GTGCCTAAAGCAGGGATTATCTACAATGACATCAAACCTGTAGCTTGTCGTGCGGCAGTGGAGTTGAAAGACAAGCTGGCGGCAGATGGTTGGGAAGTTTGCATGGCAACGGGTTCCGGTGGGATTTTGGGTTACTCTCGCCCGGGTGGTCTAGTTTGTCATACACCGATTGATTCGTTGGCTCCCCCTGGATTTGATGCCGAGATGTCCTTTGCGGTGGTGTTGGGGGGAGATGGCACAGTGTTGGCGGCATTTCGCCAAGTGGCACCCTGCGGGATTCCCTTGCTGGCGGTAAATACGGGACACATGGGTTTCTTAACTGAAGCTTATGTGAACCAGTTGCCGGCCGCCCTGGAAATGTTGAAGACTGGAGAATTTGAAATTGAACAACGGGCGATGCTGTCGGTGCAGCTGTTTCGGGATGATTGCCTGTTGTGGGAAGCGCTTTGTCTGAATGAAATGGTGATTCACCGTGAACCGTTAACGAGTATGTGCCATTTTGAGGTGGTGATAGGTCGTCATGCGCCTGTGGATATTGCGGCAGATGGTTTGATTATCTCTACTCCGACTGGTTCGACGGCTTACTCGTTGAGTGCTGGAGGGCCAGTGGTGACACCAGGGGTGCCGACTCTACAGTTGGTGCCGATTTGTCCGCATTCGCTGGCATCTAGGGCTTTGGTGTTTGCTGATAGCGAAACGGTGACAATTTTCCCAGCTAATTCTAATCCACTGGTGATGGTGGTCGATGGGAATGCAGGGTGTTATGTGTTGCCAGAAGATCGGGTACAGATGCAGCGATCGCCTTATTCGGCTCATTTCATTCGCCTGCAACCACCTGAGTTTTTCCGGATTTTGCGGGAAAAACTCGGCTGGGGTTTGCCTCACATTGCTAAACCAACATCGGTTGAGTTGCCATAA
- a CDS encoding adenosine deaminase — protein sequence MSLYAELHRHLGGSVVPRVLWRYFHRSDRDLAQRFPEYPEFEEFYTRPRNTLDEYLELHTLVESVQTAQTLPYFIYRLIRGAYIFENLAYLELRYTPYLRTPDHLSQSERIEKMAEIVDIVGISSRVPEYPIVTSQILCMHSRLPYEVNRAIVDLASQAKGYVCAVDIAGGDAHLAERLDEFVGLFEYARSLGIKTTGHLFETSSGCYPQLLPYLMRIGHGIQIPLKYPELLPEVAQRNQCLEVCPTTYLKTGTLEDMRQLKLVFDRCFDAGVDIAICTDNAGLHNVRLPFEYENLLTLDVIGFDQLQACQEAAFRHAFAWPYAQRPASILTGLLQTESGDTLAIGG from the coding sequence ATGTCTTTATATGCTGAACTACACCGCCATCTAGGCGGTTCGGTTGTACCTCGCGTTCTCTGGCGATATTTCCATCGCAGCGATCGCGATCTGGCGCAACGGTTTCCTGAGTATCCTGAGTTTGAGGAATTTTATACGCGCCCGCGCAATACTCTTGATGAGTATTTAGAACTGCATACGCTGGTAGAAAGTGTCCAAACAGCCCAAACGCTGCCTTACTTTATCTATCGGCTGATTCGGGGTGCTTACATTTTTGAAAATTTGGCATATTTGGAGTTGCGCTATACGCCTTATCTCCGAACACCAGACCATTTGAGTCAGTCAGAACGGATTGAGAAAATGGCGGAAATTGTCGATATTGTAGGCATTTCCAGCCGAGTGCCTGAGTATCCCATTGTCACCAGCCAAATCTTGTGTATGCACTCGCGGTTGCCTTATGAGGTGAACCGGGCGATTGTTGACTTGGCTTCCCAGGCTAAGGGGTATGTATGTGCGGTGGATATTGCCGGGGGAGATGCCCACTTAGCCGAGCGTTTGGATGAATTTGTGGGATTGTTTGAGTATGCGCGGAGTCTCGGTATTAAAACCACCGGACACCTGTTTGAAACTTCATCTGGCTGTTATCCCCAACTGCTACCCTATTTGATGCGAATTGGTCACGGCATCCAAATTCCCCTAAAGTATCCTGAATTACTGCCCGAAGTGGCTCAACGCAATCAGTGTTTGGAAGTTTGCCCGACCACGTACCTGAAAACAGGCACGCTTGAAGATATGCGCCAACTGAAACTGGTTTTCGACCGCTGTTTTGACGCTGGGGTAGACATCGCCATCTGCACCGATAATGCTGGCTTGCACAACGTGCGTTTGCCCTTTGAGTATGAAAATCTGCTGACTTTAGATGTGATTGGTTTTGACCAGTTGCAAGCTTGTCAAGAAGCAGCTTTCCGCCATGCCTTCGCTTGGCCTTACGCTCAGCGTCCCGCCTCTATTTTGACAGGGTTGCTGCAAACTGAATCCGGCGATACTTTAGCAATTGGTGGGTAG
- a CDS encoding adenylosuccinate synthase has translation MANVVVIGAQWGDEGKGKITDLLSKSADVVVRYQGGVNAGHTVVVQGQTFKLHLIPSGILYPDTECIIGCGTVIDPQVLIEELDQLEALNISTRNLLISETAHVTMPYHRMIDQASEERRGTHKIGTTGRGIGPTYADKSERTGIRILDLMDPKGLQKQLRWTIEYKNVILEKLYNLPPLDAETVIAQYREYAERLRPHVVDSSLKIYDAIQRRRNILFEGAQGTLLDLDHGTYPYVTSSNPVAGGACVGTGIGPTMIDRVIGVAKAYTTRVGEGPFPTELDGVVGEMLCDRGAEFGTTTGRKRRCGWFDAVIGRYAVRINGLDCLAITKLDVLDELEEIKVCVAYEIDGETTKDFPSNARHFANCQPIYKTLPGWQKSTAECRTLEDLPKEALSYLKFLAELMDVPIAIVSLGASRDQTIIVEDPIHGPKRALLHANGTPVTSHR, from the coding sequence TTGGCTAACGTAGTTGTGATTGGCGCCCAATGGGGCGATGAAGGCAAAGGTAAGATAACCGATTTACTGAGCAAGTCAGCAGATGTCGTAGTACGTTACCAAGGGGGTGTCAATGCTGGACACACCGTTGTGGTGCAGGGTCAGACATTTAAGCTGCACCTGATTCCGTCTGGAATTTTGTATCCTGACACCGAGTGCATTATTGGCTGTGGTACGGTCATCGATCCGCAGGTGCTGATAGAAGAACTCGATCAGCTGGAAGCTCTGAATATTTCCACCCGGAATCTGCTGATTTCCGAGACTGCCCATGTAACGATGCCTTATCATCGGATGATTGATCAGGCATCCGAGGAGCGTCGGGGTACTCATAAAATAGGCACGACCGGGCGCGGTATTGGCCCGACTTACGCCGATAAGTCGGAGAGAACGGGAATTAGAATTTTAGACTTGATGGACCCAAAAGGGTTGCAAAAGCAACTGCGCTGGACAATTGAGTACAAAAACGTCATTTTAGAAAAGCTTTACAATTTACCGCCGTTGGATGCAGAGACGGTGATTGCTCAGTACAGAGAGTACGCTGAGCGTTTGCGTCCCCATGTGGTAGACAGTTCCCTGAAAATTTACGATGCCATTCAGCGGCGGCGAAATATTCTGTTTGAGGGCGCTCAAGGAACGCTCTTAGACTTGGATCACGGGACTTATCCTTACGTTACGTCCTCGAACCCAGTTGCAGGTGGAGCTTGCGTGGGAACTGGCATAGGGCCGACAATGATTGACCGCGTGATTGGGGTGGCGAAAGCTTACACAACACGGGTGGGAGAAGGGCCATTTCCTACGGAACTGGATGGGGTAGTAGGGGAAATGTTATGCGATCGCGGTGCTGAATTCGGCACCACAACAGGACGCAAACGCCGCTGCGGTTGGTTTGATGCTGTGATTGGTCGCTATGCTGTCCGCATTAACGGTCTGGACTGTCTTGCCATCACTAAGCTGGACGTATTGGACGAACTAGAGGAAATCAAAGTTTGCGTCGCATATGAGATTGATGGCGAAACGACGAAAGATTTTCCTAGCAACGCCCGTCACTTTGCCAATTGTCAGCCGATTTACAAAACCCTCCCCGGTTGGCAAAAATCGACCGCTGAGTGCCGCACTCTGGAAGACTTACCCAAAGAGGCACTTTCTTACCTGAAGTTCCTAGCAGAGTTGATGGATGTCCCCATTGCGATCGTCTCTCTCGGCGCTAGCCGCGATCAAACGATTATAGTAGAAGATCCGATCCACGGTCCCAAGCGGGCGCTGTTACACGCCAACGGCACACCCGTGACATCACATAGGTAA
- a CDS encoding DUF1517 domain-containing protein, translated as MTSSWRDRFNRISGKTRFAVCRIFIHLAGAEVAPLLGVLNRAAREAVEADGDITILGEGLVEICQNLLQNDIYWQSAANEGDVFWDEGEAGDYVNELFTDSAERYLSEPDFSQNPSRGNEPLSLPVTRNLIVMLTVAYEGEVPQLETDLANIDALKQGLKALVNVHYQEKLRAIQVHFSPAQLGDELSSDQLLEYFPELIPL; from the coding sequence ATGACTTCTTCTTGGCGCGATCGCTTTAATCGAATCAGTGGCAAAACCCGCTTTGCGGTCTGTCGTATATTTATCCATCTAGCAGGTGCAGAGGTTGCGCCTCTCCTGGGAGTCCTCAATCGTGCCGCTAGGGAGGCAGTCGAAGCCGACGGCGATATTACAATCTTAGGGGAAGGATTGGTTGAAATTTGCCAGAATTTATTACAAAACGATATTTACTGGCAATCAGCAGCGAATGAAGGCGATGTTTTCTGGGATGAAGGTGAAGCCGGAGACTATGTGAATGAACTATTCACTGACTCTGCCGAACGCTATCTGAGCGAACCTGATTTCAGTCAAAATCCTAGCAGGGGAAATGAACCGTTATCATTGCCTGTAACCCGGAACTTGATTGTAATGCTTACAGTGGCTTACGAGGGTGAAGTACCGCAATTGGAAACTGACCTGGCAAATATTGATGCGCTCAAACAAGGTTTAAAAGCCTTGGTAAATGTCCACTATCAGGAAAAATTGCGGGCTATTCAAGTTCATTTTTCTCCTGCACAGTTGGGCGATGAATTGTCAAGCGATCAACTGTTGGAGTATTTTCCAGAACTGATTCCCCTCTAA